One Staphylococcus ratti DNA segment encodes these proteins:
- a CDS encoding thymidine kinase, whose translation MYEAYHSGWIECITGSMFSGKSEELIRRLRRGVYAKQKVVVFKPTIDDRYHKEKIVSHNGNAIEAINISKASEIWQHDLKGVDIIGIDEIQFFDRTIVDIVQELARKGYRVITAGLDMDFKGEPFEPVPEMLAISEHITKLQAVCAVCGASSSRTQRLINGKPAKIDDPIIMVGANESYEPRCRAHHVILPSDNTEEEKE comes from the coding sequence ATGTACGAAGCGTATCATTCAGGTTGGATTGAATGCATCACCGGTAGTATGTTTAGCGGTAAATCAGAAGAATTGATTCGTCGCTTACGTCGCGGTGTTTATGCGAAACAAAAGGTTGTCGTATTTAAACCAACAATAGACGACCGATATCATAAAGAAAAAATCGTTTCTCATAATGGCAATGCGATAGAAGCCATTAATATTTCTAAAGCAAGCGAAATTTGGCAACATGATTTAAAAGGTGTGGATATTATTGGTATAGATGAAATCCAATTTTTTGATCGCACAATTGTCGATATTGTTCAGGAACTAGCTAGAAAAGGTTATCGTGTCATTACCGCTGGTCTTGATATGGACTTTAAAGGAGAACCCTTCGAACCTGTTCCGGAAATGTTAGCGATTAGTGAACATATTACAAAATTACAAGCGGTTTGTGCAGTATGTGGTGCCTCGTCAAGCCGTACACAACGATTAATAAATGGCAAACCTGCCAAAATAGATGATCCTATTATTATGGTAGGCGCTAACGAAAGTTATGAACCCCGTTGTCGTGCACACCATGTGATATTACCAAGTGATAACACTGAGGAGGAGAAAGAATAA
- the prmC gene encoding peptide chain release factor N(5)-glutamine methyltransferase — MVKFNQWIRNAQDKLREKAYDASQVEWLVTDILGWSRTAYFVHQQDEMTEDMEMRLNQGLTRLLEGEPVQYVVGSATFLGRPFTVNEHVLIPRPETEEVVMCLMKQLPNEGYIADIGTGSGVIAITIKSEYPQLNVIASDISEEALSVAKSNAVRNHVNVDFLKGDTLHPYIERGVKLDGLISNPPYIDVSEATLMSYSTLTYEPHMALFADENGLKIYRAILEQLPKVMNEHAPIVFETGYQQGEKLKTLITAMYAHLDPVVYADINGHDRIVTFKWETK, encoded by the coding sequence ATGGTGAAATTTAATCAATGGATTCGAAACGCGCAAGACAAACTTCGCGAGAAAGCGTATGATGCTTCTCAAGTTGAATGGCTTGTTACGGATATACTAGGGTGGTCACGCACAGCTTATTTTGTTCATCAACAAGATGAGATGACAGAAGACATGGAAATGCGGTTGAATCAAGGATTGACGCGTTTGCTCGAAGGAGAGCCAGTGCAATATGTAGTTGGTTCTGCAACTTTTCTAGGTAGACCATTTACTGTGAACGAGCATGTACTGATTCCTAGACCTGAAACAGAAGAAGTAGTGATGTGCTTGATGAAGCAACTCCCTAATGAAGGGTACATCGCTGATATTGGGACGGGAAGCGGTGTGATTGCGATCACGATAAAATCTGAATATCCACAATTAAATGTTATCGCATCTGATATTTCTGAAGAAGCTTTAAGTGTGGCGAAATCTAACGCAGTGCGCAATCATGTTAATGTTGACTTCTTAAAAGGAGATACATTGCATCCTTATATAGAACGTGGGGTTAAATTAGATGGCTTAATTTCAAATCCGCCTTACATCGATGTGTCTGAAGCTACGCTCATGAGTTATAGTACATTAACTTATGAGCCACATATGGCTTTGTTTGCTGATGAAAATGGACTGAAAATTTACCGTGCAATACTCGAACAACTGCCGAAAGTGATGAATGAGCATGCGCCAATTGTGTTTGAAACCGGCTATCAACAAGGTGAAAAATTGAAAACGCTCATTACAGCAATGTATGCACATCTCGATCCGGTGGTTTACGCTGATATTAATGGGCATGATAGAATCGTCACTTTTAAATGGGAAACTAAATAA
- a CDS encoding type B 50S ribosomal protein L31: protein MKQGIHPEYRKVIFLDTTTDFKFLSGSTKYSSETMEWEDGNEYPVIRLDISSDSHPFYTGRQKFAAADGRVERFNKKFGLKSNN, encoded by the coding sequence ATGAAACAAGGCATTCATCCAGAATACCGTAAAGTAATCTTCTTAGACACTACAACAGATTTTAAATTCTTAAGTGGTTCTACGAAGTATTCAAGTGAAACAATGGAGTGGGAAGATGGTAACGAATATCCAGTTATTCGTTTAGATATTTCTTCTGATTCACACCCATTCTACACAGGACGTCAAAAATTTGCTGCTGCAGATGGTCGTGTGGAACGTTTCAACAAGAAATTCGGTCTCAAATCAAACAACTAA
- the prfA gene encoding peptide chain release factor 1: MFDQLDIVEERYEQLNELLSDPEVVSDSDKLRKYSKEQSELQKTVEVYRRYKQVKEDLNDIDLMLNETTDADEIEMLKEEASELKSQIPEFEDELKLLLIPKDPNDDKDVIVEVRAAAGGDEAAIFAGDLFRMYSKYAEANRFKTEIVEATESDHGGYKEISFSVSGEGAYSKLKFENGAHRVQRVPETESGGRIHTSTATVAVLPEVEDVEIEIRNEDLKIDTYRSSGAGGQHVNTTDSAVRITHLPTGVIATSSEKSQIQNREKAMKVLKARLYDMKVQEEQQKYAAQRKSAVGTGDRSERIRTYNYPQSRVTDHRIGLTLQKLDQIMEGKLEEVIDALTMHEQTEKLKELNNGEI, translated from the coding sequence ATGTTTGATCAATTAGATATCGTTGAAGAAAGATATGAGCAACTTAATGAATTGTTAAGCGATCCAGAAGTCGTTAGCGATTCAGACAAATTAAGAAAGTATTCTAAAGAACAATCAGAACTTCAAAAAACTGTAGAAGTTTATCGTCGATATAAACAAGTAAAAGAAGATTTGAACGATATTGATTTAATGCTTAACGAAACAACAGATGCTGATGAAATTGAGATGTTGAAAGAAGAAGCGTCAGAACTCAAATCACAAATACCTGAATTTGAAGATGAGTTGAAATTATTATTAATTCCTAAAGATCCAAATGATGACAAAGACGTTATTGTAGAAGTTCGTGCTGCAGCAGGTGGAGATGAAGCGGCTATTTTTGCGGGTGATTTATTTAGAATGTATTCTAAATATGCAGAAGCAAATCGTTTTAAAACAGAAATTGTAGAAGCGACAGAAAGTGACCATGGTGGATATAAAGAGATAAGCTTTTCAGTTTCTGGTGAAGGCGCATATAGTAAGCTGAAATTTGAAAATGGCGCGCACCGTGTTCAACGTGTTCCAGAAACAGAGTCAGGTGGGCGTATCCATACATCAACAGCAACAGTAGCAGTTTTACCTGAAGTAGAAGATGTTGAAATTGAAATTCGCAATGAAGATTTAAAAATCGACACGTACCGTTCAAGTGGTGCCGGCGGACAACACGTTAATACAACGGACTCTGCTGTACGTATTACACACTTACCAACAGGTGTTATTGCGACATCTTCTGAAAAGTCTCAAATTCAAAACCGTGAAAAAGCAATGAAAGTGTTAAAAGCACGTCTTTATGATATGAAAGTTCAAGAAGAACAACAAAAATATGCAGCGCAACGTAAATCGGCTGTAGGTACTGGAGATCGTTCAGAGCGTATTCGCACGTACAATTATCCACAAAGTCGAGTTACAGATCATCGTATTGGTTTAACATTACAAAAATTAGATCAAATTATGGAAGGTAAATTAGAAGAAGTTATTGATGCGCTAACGATGCACGAGCAAACTGAAAAACTCAAAGAGCTTAACAATGGTGAAATTTAA